Proteins encoded within one genomic window of Mesorhizobium sp. AR10:
- the cobU gene encoding bifunctional adenosylcobinamide kinase/adenosylcobinamide-phosphate guanylyltransferase has protein sequence MTFIIGGARSGKSAHAEKLVTAGAAPWTYIATAEAYDDEMRQRIALHRARRGEGWTTVDAPLDLAGEIAALPEGRPVLVDCLTLWLTNHMLADHDLESECLRLADVLSRPRGPWFVVSNEVGQGIVPDNALARRFRDVAGRLNQQVAAIADTVLLMVAGLPLKVK, from the coding sequence TTGACCTTCATCATCGGCGGTGCGCGCTCCGGCAAGAGCGCGCACGCCGAAAAACTGGTGACAGCCGGTGCTGCGCCGTGGACCTATATCGCGACCGCTGAAGCCTATGACGACGAGATGCGCCAGCGCATCGCGCTGCATCGGGCGCGGCGCGGCGAGGGCTGGACGACCGTCGATGCGCCACTCGATCTTGCGGGCGAGATCGCGGCGCTGCCTGAGGGCAGACCTGTCCTCGTCGACTGCCTGACGCTGTGGCTGACCAACCATATGCTGGCCGATCATGATCTTGAGTCCGAATGCCTGAGGCTGGCAGATGTGCTGTCGCGACCGCGTGGACCGTGGTTCGTGGTTTCCAACGAAGTCGGCCAGGGCATCGTGCCCGACAATGCGCTGGCAAGACGCTTTCGCGATGTTGCCGGCCGGCTCAACCAGCAGGTCGCGGCAATAGCCGATACAGTGCTGCTGATGGTAGCGGGGCTGCCGCTCAAGGTGAAGTGA
- a CDS encoding CbtA family protein: MNLFRNVVFIAAIAGLVAGVVLACLQAYATVPLILKAEVYEQAGGGHEHAAAPAAPAANATDTNAMSTAAPAPAEAAAPAEEEGWAPADGFERFAFSVAANIVTGIGFALILVAVSEFAGGIGTWRQGVFWGLAGFAVFTLAPGLGLPPELPAMPAADLTQRQIWWTATVVATAAGLGLIAFRKSLPLAILAVALIVAPHIVGAPQPDSFETPIPEGLHHQFVVAVTVTNLLFWLVLGAVVGVVRGRFTGTATSLRNSFA; this comes from the coding sequence ATGAACCTGTTTCGCAACGTCGTGTTCATCGCGGCGATCGCCGGGCTTGTGGCTGGCGTCGTTCTCGCCTGCCTGCAGGCCTATGCCACCGTGCCGCTCATTCTCAAGGCGGAAGTCTACGAACAGGCCGGCGGCGGCCATGAGCACGCCGCCGCGCCAGCGGCACCAGCCGCCAACGCCACCGACACCAATGCCATGAGCACCGCCGCACCGGCGCCGGCCGAGGCGGCCGCACCGGCGGAGGAGGAAGGCTGGGCGCCGGCCGACGGCTTCGAGCGCTTCGCCTTCAGTGTCGCCGCCAACATCGTCACCGGCATCGGCTTCGCGCTGATCCTGGTCGCGGTTTCCGAGTTCGCCGGCGGCATTGGCACCTGGCGCCAGGGCGTGTTCTGGGGCCTGGCCGGCTTTGCCGTGTTCACGCTGGCACCGGGCCTTGGCCTGCCGCCCGAACTGCCGGCAATGCCGGCGGCCGACCTCACCCAGCGCCAGATCTGGTGGACGGCAACGGTGGTGGCGACCGCGGCAGGTCTTGGCCTGATCGCCTTCCGCAAATCGCTGCCGCTGGCGATCCTGGCGGTGGCGTTGATCGTGGCGCCGCATATCGTCGGCGCGCCGCAGCCCGATAGTTTCGAGACACCGATTCCGGAAGGCCTGCACCATCAGTTCGTGGTGGCGGTGACGGTGACCAATCTGTTGTTCTGGCTGGTACTCGGCGCGGTCGTCGGCGTGGTGCGCGGACGCTTTACCGGCACGGCGACCAGCCTGCGCAACAGCTTTGCCTGA
- a CDS encoding aromatic ring-hydroxylating oxygenase subunit alpha, producing MQPSPSEHDPYNGLTRAEPTLPSSAYWDIAAHQRDLDAIWYKSWLLVCREADLAQPLAFKTFRIGTQEIVVLRDDTGELRAFHNTCRHRGSQLCQESEGRLKARLITCPYHAWSYSLRGDLVRVPSKSLPEGFDKADHPLYRVALSVWRGFVFVNLGEDAGGSAQASFDPASGNLSNWPLETLVSGHALRKVMNCNWKIFWENFNECLHCPGVHKDLSRLVPIYGRGLMGRHDDPDWVRHADNDAPEFSGGLRVGAETWSRDGQAHGPVFAELTPAERVAGQTYATNLPSMFIVGHVDYVRTVRLVPLGAEQTELTAEWLFSPEALAAPSADIDNIVAFGRQVLEEDAAICEVNQKGLRSIRHQAGVLMPEEYDLHRFHNWVRERHAAHAPKP from the coding sequence ATGCAACCCAGCCCGAGCGAGCACGATCCCTATAACGGCCTGACCAGAGCCGAACCGACGCTGCCATCATCGGCCTATTGGGATATCGCGGCCCATCAGCGGGATCTCGACGCCATCTGGTACAAAAGCTGGCTGCTGGTCTGCCGCGAGGCCGATCTCGCGCAACCGCTGGCTTTCAAGACATTCCGCATCGGCACGCAGGAAATCGTCGTGCTGCGCGACGACACCGGCGAATTGCGCGCCTTCCATAACACCTGCCGGCATCGCGGCTCGCAGCTTTGCCAGGAGAGCGAGGGCCGGCTGAAGGCGCGGCTCATCACCTGCCCCTATCACGCCTGGTCCTATTCGCTGCGCGGCGATCTCGTGCGCGTGCCGTCGAAGTCGCTGCCGGAAGGTTTCGACAAGGCCGATCACCCGCTCTACCGCGTGGCGCTGTCGGTGTGGCGCGGTTTTGTCTTCGTCAATCTCGGCGAAGACGCCGGCGGTTCGGCGCAAGCATCGTTCGATCCCGCATCCGGCAACCTTTCCAACTGGCCGCTGGAGACGCTGGTGAGCGGCCATGCGTTGCGCAAGGTAATGAACTGCAACTGGAAGATCTTTTGGGAAAACTTCAACGAATGCCTGCACTGCCCGGGCGTCCACAAGGATCTGTCTAGGCTGGTGCCGATCTATGGCCGCGGCCTGATGGGACGGCACGACGACCCGGACTGGGTGCGCCATGCCGACAATGACGCGCCGGAGTTTTCCGGCGGCCTGCGCGTCGGGGCCGAGACCTGGTCGCGCGACGGACAGGCGCATGGCCCGGTCTTCGCCGAGCTGACGCCCGCCGAGCGCGTCGCCGGGCAAACCTACGCCACCAATCTGCCGTCGATGTTCATCGTTGGCCACGTCGACTATGTCAGAACCGTGCGGCTGGTGCCGCTCGGGGCCGAGCAGACAGAACTCACCGCCGAATGGCTTTTTTCGCCCGAGGCGCTCGCCGCGCCCTCAGCCGACATCGACAACATCGTCGCCTTCGGCAGGCAGGTGCTGGAGGAGGATGCGGCGATCTGCGAGGTCAACCAGAAAGGCCTGCGCTCGATACGCCACCAGGCCGGCGTGCTGATGCCCGAGGAATATGACCTGCACCGCTTTCACAACTGGGTGCGCGAGCGGCATGCAGCGCATGCACCCAAGCCCTGA
- the cbiB gene encoding adenosylcobinamide-phosphate synthase CbiB → MSILIAFLSLVIERTLGYPDWLFRAIGHPVTWFGRLISFLDRRLNRATDSDALRRRRGVIALLIIVLVPAAIAFVLQIVLWQIFPTGMVITAILASSLLSQKSLAEHVEAVADALDTGGLRLGRIAVSRIVGRDPEKLDKPGVARAAIESLAENFSDGIVAPAFWTGVCGLAGGVAYKAANTADSMIGHRTPRHEAFGRAAARFDDFINLPASRLTALLIVLAAFLVRGADPRNAWKAMQRDAKKHRSPNAGWPEAAMAGALGLALAGPRSYGGVIVEDAFMGEGGRREADSLDIRRALRLYQVADYLLIALFAILAAILMVLTF, encoded by the coding sequence ATGTCGATCCTGATCGCTTTCCTGTCGCTAGTCATTGAACGCACCCTGGGCTACCCGGACTGGCTGTTCCGAGCCATAGGCCACCCCGTCACCTGGTTTGGCAGGCTGATATCCTTTCTCGATCGAAGGCTCAACCGCGCCACTGATTCCGACGCGCTGCGTCGCCGCCGAGGCGTCATTGCACTGCTGATCATCGTGCTGGTGCCTGCGGCCATCGCCTTTGTGCTGCAAATCGTGCTCTGGCAGATATTCCCTACCGGCATGGTTATCACCGCAATTCTGGCATCGTCTCTTCTGTCGCAGAAGAGCCTGGCTGAGCATGTCGAGGCGGTAGCCGACGCGCTCGACACAGGCGGGCTGAGGCTCGGCCGCATCGCCGTCTCGCGTATCGTCGGCCGCGATCCGGAAAAGCTCGACAAACCGGGTGTTGCCCGCGCCGCGATCGAAAGCCTGGCCGAAAATTTTTCCGACGGCATCGTGGCACCCGCCTTCTGGACCGGTGTTTGCGGCCTGGCAGGCGGCGTCGCCTACAAGGCAGCCAACACCGCCGATTCGATGATCGGCCACCGCACGCCGCGCCACGAGGCCTTCGGCCGGGCGGCGGCCCGATTTGACGATTTCATCAACTTGCCGGCCTCCAGGCTGACCGCGCTGTTGATCGTGCTCGCCGCCTTTCTGGTCAGGGGCGCCGATCCCCGCAACGCTTGGAAAGCCATGCAGCGCGACGCGAAAAAACATCGCTCGCCAAATGCCGGCTGGCCGGAAGCGGCGATGGCCGGTGCGCTCGGCCTGGCGCTGGCTGGGCCGCGCAGCTATGGCGGCGTCATCGTCGAAGATGCCTTCATGGGCGAAGGCGGCCGGCGCGAGGCGGACAGCCTGGATATCAGACGGGCGCTGAGGCTATATCAGGTCGCCGACTACCTGCTGATCGCCCTGTTCGCCATTCTGGCGGCGATTCTCATGGTTCTGACGTTCTGA
- the cobO gene encoding cob(I)yrinic acid a,c-diamide adenosyltransferase: MADSKHIDGKDEERHRAKMAKRKAVQDAEVAAKTVEKGLLIVNTGPGKGKTTAAFGLALRMLGYGKRIGVVQFIKGKWHTGEKDAFAAFGDRVVWHTMGEGFTWETQDLKRDIAAAEAAWAKVLELMADPSISLLVLDELNIALRYDYLDIDKVVAALTARREGLHVVVTGRNAKPALVEAADLVTEMGVTKHHFSAGVKAQQGIEF; the protein is encoded by the coding sequence ATGGCTGACAGCAAACACATCGACGGCAAGGACGAAGAACGCCACCGCGCCAAGATGGCCAAGCGCAAGGCGGTGCAGGACGCCGAGGTGGCGGCCAAGACGGTTGAGAAGGGGCTGCTGATCGTCAACACCGGGCCCGGCAAGGGCAAGACCACCGCCGCCTTCGGCCTGGCGCTGAGAATGCTCGGCTATGGCAAGCGCATCGGCGTCGTGCAGTTCATCAAGGGCAAATGGCATACGGGCGAGAAGGACGCCTTTGCCGCTTTCGGTGACCGCGTCGTCTGGCACACTATGGGCGAGGGGTTCACCTGGGAGACGCAGGATCTGAAGCGCGACATTGCGGCGGCCGAGGCGGCCTGGGCCAAGGTGCTCGAACTGATGGCCGACCCTTCGATCAGCCTGCTGGTGCTCGACGAATTGAACATCGCGCTACGCTACGACTATCTCGATATCGACAAGGTGGTTGCCGCACTGACGGCGCGGCGCGAGGGTCTGCATGTCGTCGTCACCGGCCGCAACGCTAAGCCGGCACTGGTAGAGGCGGCCGATCTGGTCACCGAGATGGGCGTGACCAAGCACCATTTCTCGGCAGGCGTGAAGGCGCAGCAAGGGATAGAGTTCTGA
- a CDS encoding gamma-glutamylcyclotransferase, whose protein sequence is MAARQMSLTPELVARCWREVEDAGPDPDAAHLDDGDYDAMLDELQAALPATEPLWLFGYGSLIWKPEIDHVEERVAVARGWHRSFCMNMTRWRGTKECPGLMMALDRGGQCKGVAFRLADGDRRQQLGKLLRREVTLKPTSYHPRLLRLASNCGPLRALAFVINRNGTTYAGPLDDHEVVERLAVSCGHWGSGADYLYNTVKNLEERGIHDRHLWRLQRLVAERIAVSEASGRVAHSRW, encoded by the coding sequence GTGGCCGCACGACAGATGTCGCTTACGCCGGAATTGGTCGCGCGCTGCTGGCGCGAAGTTGAAGATGCCGGGCCTGACCCGGATGCGGCGCATCTGGACGATGGTGACTATGACGCAATGCTGGACGAGCTGCAGGCTGCACTCCCCGCCACCGAGCCGCTATGGCTGTTCGGCTACGGCTCGCTGATCTGGAAACCTGAAATCGACCATGTCGAGGAACGTGTCGCTGTCGCGCGCGGCTGGCACCGATCCTTTTGCATGAACATGACGCGCTGGCGCGGCACCAAGGAGTGCCCCGGCCTGATGATGGCTCTCGATCGTGGCGGGCAGTGCAAGGGCGTGGCCTTTCGGCTGGCCGACGGTGACCGGCGGCAGCAGCTAGGCAAGCTTTTGCGGCGCGAAGTGACGCTGAAGCCGACAAGCTACCATCCCCGCCTGCTGAGGCTGGCGAGTAACTGCGGGCCGTTGCGGGCGCTGGCTTTCGTCATCAACCGCAACGGCACTACCTATGCCGGCCCGCTCGACGACCATGAGGTCGTGGAAAGACTGGCCGTGTCCTGCGGGCATTGGGGATCGGGCGCCGACTACCTCTACAATACGGTGAAAAACCTGGAGGAGCGCGGCATTCACGACCGCCATCTGTGGCGGCTGCAGCGGCTTGTTGCCGAGCGGATCGCGGTGTCTGAGGCCTCAGGCAGAGTGGCGCATTCACGCTGGTAA
- a CDS encoding CbtB domain-containing protein, producing MNTASISLGASASSQSRFMQLALAAFLGIFVVGGVGFSHIEAVHNAAHDYRHSMAFPCH from the coding sequence ATGAATACCGCTTCCATCTCTCTCGGCGCTTCAGCTTCCTCGCAGTCGCGCTTCATGCAGCTCGCACTCGCTGCATTTCTCGGCATCTTCGTCGTCGGGGGTGTTGGCTTCTCGCATATCGAAGCGGTTCACAATGCCGCCCACGACTATCGCCATTCGATGGCATTCCCCTGCCACTGA